AGTTAATTCTTCTTTATCCCAATACATATGCATTAAGCTATATTCAAAAATCTCTTTTAATTTAATAAACAATGGAAACTTCTCGATCATCTCTTTAGGTAGTTCATTTTCTTCTTGGTACCCTTCAAATAGTGCTTTTGTAATGGAATGCTCATACTCAACGATATTTGCATTTCCAGCAAATGAATATTCTATCGCACTATAAATAGGAACAGCTAAATCGAATAGGTAAAAATGTTTTTCGCAATCTTGAAAATCAATCATTGTTATGGTTGAATTGTTTTCAACTAAAATATTTTCTAGCCATAAATCTCCGTGAATTAAGCCGTAATTTGAAGTGGATTTTTGTAGCTCTTTTATAGAATTTAAAACTTCAGATGCAATTTCCCTAATAGTAGTTTCTTCTTTAGGAATATACTTAAGGAAATTATATTCCTCATTCTCATACCAGTCGTTAATATATTTAATCGGTTTAGCTTTTTCAAAGATTTTAGATATACGATGCAATTTTCCGATTTGTTGACCAAGCTTTTTAAATATAGTAGAATTCCATTCGCATCTTGGTAAATGTATACCAGGAGCAGCTTTATATAATACTGTAAAAAGCTCCTTGTCTAATGTTAAGTTTTCTACAAGATTCCCTTGTAAAGAAGGGAGTATTGGTGGAACATCTAAACCGTTTTCGTATAAAAAATTCGTATATGTAACTTCTTCTAATTGTTCTTCATACGTTTTATAGTTTGTAATTCTAATGAAGTATGTTCCTTGTTCTGTGAGACATTTATACATTTCATTTGTTATTGGTGTAATGTTAATAAAATTCAACGGATATAGTTCATTTATGAATTGAAGTATTTCTTTTTCTAGTTCTTTCATTATAATTTCCTTTCAAAACTTTTATTTTTTAACTAGAGAATTAAAAGAATCTTATTTTACAAAATTCGAGTTTAATTTTCGAAATCCTTTAAAATGAAATATGATATAAATTGTCTTTTAATAATTAGTTAAGTGTTGCCAGCATATTAATTAAGGCTAAATTGAAAAATGAATAGAAGGTATGTCAAAATAAGATAGATGAAAAAATAAAGTCAATATTTATATATAAAATTTAAAGATATTACAGAAAGTCTCATGTTATAAAACACAAGAAATATCAAAAGAAAGAAATGCACTTCTCTTATACTTTTAAATAAGGAGTGGAGGAAATGAATGAACATATACAGCAGATGATTGACTGGATTGAGGTCAATTTAAAAAAGGAATTTTCATTAGATGAATTGTCCCGTTATATGGGGTATTCTCCTTATTATTGTTCTTTTAAATTTCACCAAGTAACGGGTTTCAGTATTAGACGCTATATTCTTCTTAGAAGGTTATATTTATCTATAGAAGATTTAAAGAATGGTAGGAAAATAATTGAGATCGCATTGGATTATGATTACTCTTCCCAAGAGGCTTATAGTAGAGCTTTCAAAAATGTTTTTGGAATGAATCCAAGAGAATACCAACTTAGCAAAATGCCTATTCAATCATTTGTTAAACTCAATTTAAATAATGAAGGGGCGTTTAATGTGAATATTTCTAGAAAAATAGAGGTTGAACAGTTGCGAAATAGGAAGAGTGAGCTATTTGATAAAGAGGTACTTAACATATTAAATGGTCAACTTATGTATGAAGAATTTAAAAACGAAAAGCTAATGGGTGATTCTGATTATGCACCATTTAATGAAGCGATGTGTGTAAACCGAGTTACTACACTAGTTTTTGATGAAGAATTTATTAAGACAAGGGCAGCAGGACATAACAGTTCAGTAGAAAGTTACACAAATAAGGTTATAGATCCATTAAAGAAACTTTTTACGAAAGAGTATAAATGTATTGTTTTATGGTTTGGTGAAGATATGTTCTGCCAAATGAACTTACTTACCATACTTTCATACCTTGAACATTCTCGTTATGAGGGGAAGTTATACTTAAATAGCTTCAGAGAAGATGAATTTAAAGTAAATCAAATTGAACTTGAATTAGGAAAATATTCTTCGGTATACAATGAAGTATTAGTAAATCATAAAAAGACTTTCTATAAGGTACCACCTGTAATGTATCAGGCTATAGATTTATATTTAGAAATGCTAAAAGAAGATAATGCAGTAATAAAATTCATCTCTAGAAATAAAGATTTATCAACTCGTGAATTATTAATAAAGTTGTTTCATCTTTTTCCAACAATTGGATATGGAGATACTCAGTACATAGAGCTGATTAATAAAATAAAGAAGAAAGCTACACCTAAAATATAGGTATAGTTTTCTTCTTATAATTGCTCAAGGAATTCTAATTCTTTTTCTACAAATAGCATTAATTCTTTAATTGTTTCGCCAGAAAAATCAAAACGAATACCGGCTGCTTCATACACTTCTTTTATAGATTGCGAGCTTCCTAGTGATAATGCCTTTTTATAATTTTCTAGTGCTTGCTTAGGATCCTCTTTATATTGTTTATACATTTGTAATGCACCAAGTTGGGCGATTGCATATTCAATATAATAAATTGGTACTTCAAAAATATGGAGTACAGGTAACCAACTCGTTGCTATCCAGTTATCGTAGCCATCAATATGTATGACGTTAGACTGATAATGCTTTTGAAGTTGTAAGTATTTTCCATTTCTTTCTTCAGAAGTATGAGTTGGATTCTCATACAGCCAGTGTTGAAATTGATCGACAATAAGCATAACAGGTAAATATGAAATAACATCTTTAAAGTAGTTGATTTTTGCTTGTTTTAAATCTTTTTTGTCTGTATAGAAGGTATCCCAATAATTAAGCGAGAATAATTCCATTGTCATATTGGCTAGTTCAGCTGTTTCAGCTGGAATTTCTATATACTGTCGTAATTTTAATGGTTTTATAAGTTCGTTATGAATACTATGACCCATTTCATGTATAAAAGTGATAATATCATCTTGTGTATAATTTAAGTTCATAAAAATATAAGATAATTGTGAAGCTGGTAAGTACTCACAAAAGCCTCCAGCTGCTTTTCCTTTGCGGCTTGTTAAATCAAGACAATCGTGTTTATACATTCGGTTTAATAGTGTTGAAAATTCAACATCTAGTTTATTAAAGATATGAGTGCTCTTTTCTATTAAATCATTTTCATTTGCAATTGGTTTAAGTACTTTTTGATCTGGAGTTACAGCTGATACATCCCACGGGCGAAGCGTATCCACTTGCAGTTTCTCTTTTTTCTCTAGTAATATTTTATCTTTAAGAGGCACAACATACTTACGTATGGATTCAGCTAGTTCATAGCAATCTTTCGCTGAATAATCAAAACGCTCGTATTTCTTGAACATATAATCACGATAATTTTCTAGTTGAATATTATTTGCTTTTTGATGGCGAATTTCAATTAATTGATTTAATATGTTTTGGAGTTCTTTTTCAACAGATAAAAATTGTTCAGAAATAATGGCTTTTGCCTTTTTACGGGTGTCACGATTCGAATCTTGTAAGTAGGATTGTAATTCTGTTATCGTTTTTTCTTCTCCGTCCCAAATTCCAATTAATCCTCCAGTGATTTCAAAGTACTCTGTGACTAATTTGTCTTCCTTTATTTCTAATTCAATATTTTCATCACAAAATAACTTTTGAGCATTTTTTATTTTTGCATCCAACAAACCATATACGTTAGAATCTAATTCCATTCGAAAAGGTGACTTTAAATATTTATTATCCAATAAATTTTGGTACCGCTTTAAAAGTGGCTTTACAAATTGTTGATCATATTCAAAAGTACCTTTTATTTCTTCATCATCCGTATTACATTGAAAGGCGATATAATGTGATCTTAATTGTTCTTCAATTTCCCAAATTACTTTTGATTGTTCTTTTAACCAGTTTTCAAGGTCTAGTTTTGAAGAAATCCTTTTATTTAATAAAGTCGAAAGAGTTTTTTCCAATTGTAGTACATTACTAATATCAATCGTATTTACACGTTGCATTATATATCCCTCACTTTTTATTTATTCATGAAAATATTCTACTTATTAATTGTAATTTCCTTTTTAAGAGGAGGAAATGTGAAATAATGTTAAATTTTAAAATTATAGAAGGTATTTATATGTGAAAGTAAAAGTTTATCGTAAATGAAAATTTAAGGAGGGAAGTGCAATGAAAAGTGGAAAGAAGTTGATTGTATTTTTATTTTCAATTGCTGTATTGTGTGCTTGTGAGCCTGAAATGGAAGAATCCAAAAGTGAAGATTCTATAGTTATGGATATTGCTACAGCAGCGGTAAAGGAGGAATCTTTTTTTAGTGCTGCTATATGGGATGATAAGGAAAGAAAAGTAGATTTAGAGATTGCTGATAGCGAAAATGCTAACGAAATAAAAAAAGAAATTAATAAAAGATTGCAAATTCAAGGCATTATGTCCTATAAAGTAAATATATCTCAAAGAAACAAAGAGATTGTAAATGCAGAACATAGATGGGAGTTAGTTTTTGGACAGATATTTGATGACGTATTCAGAAAGAATGGATATGAAGGGTTTGGGATTCAGCAAATAAATTATAAAAAGAATCAACCTGTTACCATTGATATAAAAACTAAGATTAGAGATGATGAAGTAGGGGCAAGAGAATTTGGACAGAAAATAGAAAAAGAAGTTGAGGATGTACTTAAAACAGAAGCAGTAAAGAAATGGATTGAAAATGATTCATATGCTATTGGGATTTACGATATAGAAAATCGGAAAATTAACTAATTGAGGAGTGGATGGTATATAAATGAAAAGTCGATGTAATTAAATATAGAATTGCTGAAGGAGGTGTAATATGTATAAGTATTTACATATTTTAAACGATATAGAAAAAATGATTCAAAATGGAGCGATAAATGAAGGACAGAAATTACCATCAATACGGTCACTTGTTACGCAATATGAATGTAATAAGGCGACAGTTATACGTGCGCTTTATGAATTGGAAAAGCGTCATATTATATATTCTGTCCCTCAAAGTGGATACTACGTTGTTAAAAAATCAGGGAGTACTATAGAAAATGACGAGATAATTGATTTCGCTTCTTCAGCACCAGATCCAGATGTTTTCCCATATTTAGATTTTCAGCATTGCATTAATAAGGCTATTGATACTTATAAAAATGATTTGTTCGTATATGGAACGCCAAAAGGATTACCATCTTTAATTCCAGTCATTCAAAAACAGTTGGCAAATTATCAAGTGTTCACGAAAGAAGACAATATTTTTATAACGTCAGGAGTGCAGCAGGCACTTGCAATATTAACTTCTATACCATTTCCAAATAAAAATGAAACAATATTAGTTGAACAACCAACGTATCATTTATATATAGAATATCTAGAAATAAATAAAGTTCCAGTAATCGGTATTAAACGTACGAGTGAAGGTATTGATTTAAATGAATTGGAGCGTATTTTTCGAACGGGTAAAATAAAATTCTTTTATACAATACCAAGATATCATCATCCACTTGGAACTTCTTATTCTAAAGGTGAGAAAGAAAAAGTCGTACTATTGGCTAAGAAATATAATGTATTTATAGTGGAAGATGATTATTTAGCAGATTTAGAAACAGATTCAAAAGCCGATCCGTTATATAGCTTGGATCATGATAATCATGTCATATATTTGAAAAGTTATTCGAAAATTATTTTCCCTGGTTTACGAGTTGGTGTAGCAGTTATTCCACCGGTTATTTCGAGTGCTTTCCATACATATAAAAAGGTTTTAGATATTGATAGCCCGATGATATCCCAAGCTGCTTTAGAAATTTATATAAAGAGTGGTATGTTCGAACGCCATAAAAATAAAATTAAATCTTCCTATAATAATAGATCTAAAAAACTAGCTGAAGCATTAGAAAGAATTCATAGTGAAAATCCGCTTTTATTCACATATAAAAAGCAAAATACAATTGGAATCCACACTTGTTTAGAATTACACAAAACGAGTATTTCTGAAATGTTATTCCAAAGATTAAATGAAATGCAAATATGTATTGATACGATTGATAAAAATTATGTGAGAGGTTTTCCGAAACAAAGACTATTAAAGTTGAACGTATCAAATGTAAAGGAAGATAGAATTGAGAAAGGAATTCGTATAGTAATGGAGGAAATCAAACAAGCTGAACGTCTAAATTTTCAATTTAAAAAAGAATAAATTGATATTTTTAGAGCACCCAATGGCTGAGTGCTCTTTTTATTTTGGACATAAGTAATTTAAATGGAAATCAACTACCAATAAATGTTAACCTTAAAGCGTAGCATTTATTTTAAATAGGAGGGTGATGGGGTCTATGGCAGTACGTATAGTCGATGATTTACAACAATTATCGTTGTTACTTATGTTTTTAAGTACATTTATATTTTACAGATACTTAAAGAAGGTTAAACGAGATAGAAAATTGACTGGTTTTGAATGGACAATGTATTTTGTCACTCAGTTTGCGACATTAATTTGGGCAATGACTTATTTTATTAAACACTTAGCTGAATCGTAATTTCTATTCACTCAATCTAGTTTACTGTTATCTATTAGGGATATAAATATAGTCTGTATCTAAATCAATGACAATATCGCTTAAGACGTCTTCTTGTAATAACTTTTGGATTTTTTTCATAATGATACCGTACACAAAATAAGTTTAGAAGTTCTTCATTAGATATCTCTTCATTTTTTACATTTAAATACATTATTATTAACTCGTTAAGAGAACAGTTACGGCCAAAAACATACTCATTTATACCATATCCATCAAATTCAATTATCATTTTATCACTGTTGGGTGCTAGTCAACGTTATAGCTTAAATTTTAGATGAATTTATTATACATTGTTTGAAATGTAGTGAGAATATATTTTTATAAAATGAGAGGGTCATAAATGGAACAAAATAAATTAGTTTTAGAAGGACCAAAATGCCTTAAGTGGAAAACGTGTAAAATAAAGTCTATACAGGATGATGAAATTATCGTTAAAACAATTGCAGGGGCAATAAGTATTGGAGCAGAGTTACCGCAGTTTAAAGGATCCGATGTTACAGATATGAATCCTATTTATCCAAGAAAAACTGGATATGA
This genomic window from Bacillus anthracis str. Vollum contains:
- a CDS encoding PLP-dependent aminotransferase family protein gives rise to the protein MYKYLHILNDIEKMIQNGAINEGQKLPSIRSLVTQYECNKATVIRALYELEKRHIIYSVPQSGYYVVKKSGSTIENDEIIDFASSAPDPDVFPYLDFQHCINKAIDTYKNDLFVYGTPKGLPSLIPVIQKQLANYQVFTKEDNIFITSGVQQALAILTSIPFPNKNETILVEQPTYHLYIEYLEINKVPVIGIKRTSEGIDLNELERIFRTGKIKFFYTIPRYHHPLGTSYSKGEKEKVVLLAKKYNVFIVEDDYLADLETDSKADPLYSLDHDNHVIYLKSYSKIIFPGLRVGVAVIPPVISSAFHTYKKVLDIDSPMISQAALEIYIKSGMFERHKNKIKSSYNNRSKKLAEALERIHSENPLLFTYKKQNTIGIHTCLELHKTSISEMLFQRLNEMQICIDTIDKNYVRGFPKQRLLKLNVSNVKEDRIEKGIRIVMEEIKQAERLNFQFKKE
- a CDS encoding DUF4030 domain-containing protein, which encodes MKSGKKLIVFLFSIAVLCACEPEMEESKSEDSIVMDIATAAVKEESFFSAAIWDDKERKVDLEIADSENANEIKKEINKRLQIQGIMSYKVNISQRNKEIVNAEHRWELVFGQIFDDVFRKNGYEGFGIQQINYKKNQPVTIDIKTKIRDDEVGAREFGQKIEKEVEDVLKTEAVKKWIENDSYAIGIYDIENRKIN
- a CDS encoding helix-turn-helix domain-containing protein; this translates as MNEHIQQMIDWIEVNLKKEFSLDELSRYMGYSPYYCSFKFHQVTGFSIRRYILLRRLYLSIEDLKNGRKIIEIALDYDYSSQEAYSRAFKNVFGMNPREYQLSKMPIQSFVKLNLNNEGAFNVNISRKIEVEQLRNRKSELFDKEVLNILNGQLMYEEFKNEKLMGDSDYAPFNEAMCVNRVTTLVFDEEFIKTRAAGHNSSVESYTNKVIDPLKKLFTKEYKCIVLWFGEDMFCQMNLLTILSYLEHSRYEGKLYLNSFREDEFKVNQIELELGKYSSVYNEVLVNHKKTFYKVPPVMYQAIDLYLEMLKEDNAVIKFISRNKDLSTRELLIKLFHLFPTIGYGDTQYIELINKIKKKATPKI
- a CDS encoding phosphotransferase enzyme family protein; protein product: MKELEKEILQFINELYPLNFINITPITNEMYKCLTEQGTYFIRITNYKTYEEQLEEVTYTNFLYENGLDVPPILPSLQGNLVENLTLDKELFTVLYKAAPGIHLPRCEWNSTIFKKLGQQIGKLHRISKIFEKAKPIKYINDWYENEEYNFLKYIPKEETTIREIASEVLNSIKELQKSTSNYGLIHGDLWLENILVENNSTITMIDFQDCEKHFYLFDLAVPIYSAIEYSFAGNANIVEYEHSITKALFEGYQEENELPKEMIEKFPLFIKLKEIFEYSLMHMYWDKEELTEEQVRIMNLYRMKIENKYTYINI
- a CDS encoding M3 family oligoendopeptidase → MQRVNTIDISNVLQLEKTLSTLLNKRISSKLDLENWLKEQSKVIWEIEEQLRSHYIAFQCNTDDEEIKGTFEYDQQFVKPLLKRYQNLLDNKYLKSPFRMELDSNVYGLLDAKIKNAQKLFCDENIELEIKEDKLVTEYFEITGGLIGIWDGEEKTITELQSYLQDSNRDTRKKAKAIISEQFLSVEKELQNILNQLIEIRHQKANNIQLENYRDYMFKKYERFDYSAKDCYELAESIRKYVVPLKDKILLEKKEKLQVDTLRPWDVSAVTPDQKVLKPIANENDLIEKSTHIFNKLDVEFSTLLNRMYKHDCLDLTSRKGKAAGGFCEYLPASQLSYIFMNLNYTQDDIITFIHEMGHSIHNELIKPLKLRQYIEIPAETAELANMTMELFSLNYWDTFYTDKKDLKQAKINYFKDVISYLPVMLIVDQFQHWLYENPTHTSEERNGKYLQLQKHYQSNVIHIDGYDNWIATSWLPVLHIFEVPIYYIEYAIAQLGALQMYKQYKEDPKQALENYKKALSLGSSQSIKEVYEAAGIRFDFSGETIKELMLFVEKELEFLEQL